A part of Hippea maritima DSM 10411 genomic DNA contains:
- a CDS encoding helix-turn-helix domain-containing protein, whose amino-acid sequence MYYSVKALLSIGKNVSQIARELKIDRKTVRKIKKKVESGEIETPTIKRKSILDPYKDEIIEYLKSGLSAVLIHQKLKEKHSLNVSYSSVKRYIRKLKPGEPFIPLISPPGQEAQVDFGYAGYF is encoded by the coding sequence AAAAATGTCTCACAGATTGCAAGAGAGCTAAAGATTGACAGGAAAACAGTCAGAAAGATTAAGAAAAAGGTAGAAAGTGGGGAGATTGAAACACCCACCATCAAAAGGAAAAGTATCCTTGATCCATACAAGGATGAAATCATTGAGTATTTAAAAAGTGGTCTCTCCGCTGTTTTAATCCACCAGAAGTTAAAAGAAAAGCATAGTCTAAATGTAAGCTATAGCTCTGTGAAACGCTACATCAGGAAGCTAAAGCCAGGTGAGCCCTTCATCCCCTTAATAAGCCCACCTGGCCAAGAAGCCCAAGTAGATTTCGGCTATGCCGGTTATTTCTAA